The Streptomyces sp. NBC_00510 genomic interval TGTACGGCCCGCGGAACCCGCCGACCTCGCCGCGCTGCTGCGGCTCGTGCACGCCCTGCCCGAGCCGGACTTCGCCCTGCCGCGCCGTGACCTGCTGGACGGGGTGGAGCGGTGGCTGCGGCTGGCCGGGCCGGCGGTCGACCCCGCGGACGCGGCGTACCTGCGCGAGCGCCGGGACGGTTTCGCCGCCGCGGCGGCCGCGCTGACCCCGCACCTGCCCGCGGGGCCGATCCACGGCGACGCGCTGCCGCGCAACGTGCACGTCGGCCCGGACGGTCCGGTCCTGGTGGACCTGGAGACCTTCTCCGCCGATCTGCGCGAGCACGACCTGGTCGTCATGGCGCTCAGCCGGGACCGCTACGGCCTCGGTACGGACGCCTACGACGCCTTCACGGCCGCCTACGGCTGGGACGTGCGCGAGTGGGACGGCTGCGCGGTGCTGCGCGGGGCGCGGGAGACGGCGAGCTGTGCCTGGGTGGCGCAGCACGCGCCGGGCAACCCGGCGGCGCTCACGGAGTTCCGCCGGCGGGTGGCCTCGTTGCGGGGCGGCGATCCGGCCGTGCGCTGGTACGCCTTCTGACCCTTCCCGCCTCGCCGTCCGGCTCGGGCTGCGAGGATGGGCACCCCTCCGGCCTGGGCGGTGTCCATGTCAGATTCCTCGATCGTCCGTCGTGTCCTCGCCGACCGTGCCTTCGCGGAGGTCGGTGAACCGCGCGTCGCCGTCGCGGACGAGCGGCTGGGGCGCCTGGTCGTGGGCGGCGACATGGGGTGGATCTCCTGGCCGCAGTCGGGGCGGGCGGGGATCGACCGCTGGCCCCGGTACCGCGTCGGCGTCTACGACGCGCAGGACCTGCGCTGCCGGCACGTGTACGACTGCCCGTGGCCGGTGAACTCCGTCGCCTTCCATCCGACCCTCCCGCTGGTGGCCGTGGGCGTGGGCCGCTACGACGGCAGCTGGGACTTCGAGGGCCAGTTGCTGCTGATGGACCTGGAGTCGGGCGACGTGCGGCCGGTCCTGGACGGCGGCCGCGAGGTGACCTCCGTCCGGTGGCTGGACGGGCGGCGGCTGCGGCTGGTCGTCACCCCCGAGGACAAGGACCACGAGTACGCCTTCAGCCACGGCTTCGAGTCCGTCCTGGAACGCGAGGACTGGCGGGCGGTGCCCGCCCGCTCCGTCGGGTACCGCGAGGTGATGGGCCCTCGGGTGCCGTACGCGTACCCCGCGGGCGGCGACGCCCGCGACCTGCTGACGGAGCGCGGCACCGCCCTGGGGACGGCGTGGGAGCCGCGCCGTCAGGTGCGGGCCGTCGAGGTGCTCGCCGACGGCCGGGTGCTGGCGACGGCCGAGGGCGCGCTGCTGGAGTGCCGGCTGCCGTCGGGGGAGCTCCAGTGGTCGGTGCCCGACCCGGACGGCGGGCAGCAGATCCACGTGGCCGCCGACCAGCGCTCGGCCTGGGTCAACGTCCGGCACACCCTGCGCCCGTCGGGGCAGGGGTGGCAGCGGTCCGGCACGCTGGTGCAGCGGGTGTCCCTGGCGGACGGGCGGTTGCTGGAGGCCTTCGAGCCCGGTCACGCCGTGACGTTCACCGGCAGCCGTGACGGCCGGCTCGCCGTCCGGCAGGGAGGGCCGGATCAGGGGGGCGGCGAGACCCGGCTGCTGGCCCCCGACGGCACCGAGGCGGCGCGCTTCACGCTGACGGCGAGCGACTTCCGTCTGCGGCGCGGCGCCGAACTGCTCTTCGTGCGGGACCTCCACGGTGTGCCGCGGGGCCGGGCGTGGGTCGGCGCGCTCGACGGCGGCGCAGCGGACGGCGAGCCGGAGCTGCGCAGGCTCTTCCCCCTCGACTGGGAACCCGGGCGCGGCTCCCATCTCTTCCCCGGACCGGCCGTACGGCTGGACGGCGACGCGCTGGTCCAGGCCGCCGTGGTCCAGACCGCCGTGGTCCGGGACGCAGGGGCGGCGCCGGCACGGAACGCCTTCGTGGTGCGGCG includes:
- a CDS encoding aminoglycoside phosphotransferase family protein, with the protein product MAFTEELARAVLAADGQHGAKLIALGENAVFELADGVTVAKVGRGPELLDRAAREVRTASWLAAHGVPAVRAAAPEARLVEGHPVTYWERLPDVVRPAEPADLAALLRLVHALPEPDFALPRRDLLDGVERWLRLAGPAVDPADAAYLRERRDGFAAAAAALTPHLPAGPIHGDALPRNVHVGPDGPVLVDLETFSADLREHDLVVMALSRDRYGLGTDAYDAFTAAYGWDVREWDGCAVLRGARETASCAWVAQHAPGNPAALTEFRRRVASLRGGDPAVRWYAF